In Oryza sativa Japonica Group chromosome 11, ASM3414082v1, the following are encoded in one genomic region:
- the LOC107278085 gene encoding uncharacterized protein isoform X2: MVHGYGRIWSYSSSDAAGTDMWVRERAMQDEESTFGKAKSADQEERQQAARRDFLAGIRKLIKSFKSLSHIFEVYKEDDEDEDEDSMNIEIGFPTDVQHVAHIGLDGSSSMSSLRGLQEEARELLSMSSLTMEQFEFAMASLAAHKDPKMVVDRVAPN; encoded by the exons ATGGTTCATGGATATGGTAGGATATGGTCATATTCGTCGAGCGACGCTGCagggactgacatgtgggtccgggAAC GCGCGATGCAGGACGAGGAATCGACATTCGGGAAGGCGAAGAGCGCGGACCAGGAGGAGAGGCAGCAGGCGGCGAGGCGCGACTTCCTCGCGGGGATCCGGAAGCTCATCAAGAGCTTCAAGAGCCTGTCCCACATCTTCGAGGTGTacaaggaggacgacgaggacgaggacgaggacagCATGAACATAGAGATCGGGTTCCCCACGGACGTGCAGCATGTGGCACACATCGGCCTGGACGGGTCCAGCAGCATGTCGAGCCTGAGGGGCCTGCAGGAGGAGGCCAGGGAGCTGCTCTCCATGTCCAGCCTCACCATGGAGCAGTTCGAGTTCGCCATGGCCTCACTGGCTGCTCACAAGGACCCCAAAATGGTGGTAGATAGAGTTGCCCCCAATTAG
- the LOC107278085 gene encoding uncharacterized protein isoform X1 codes for MTPISEQQPSSKEVQGGQAAAAAAETSYFRSAPVLPAGAMQDEESTFGKAKSADQEERQQAARRDFLAGIRKLIKSFKSLSHIFEVYKEDDEDEDEDSMNIEIGFPTDVQHVAHIGLDGSSSMSSLRGLQEEARELLSMSSLTMEQFEFAMASLAAHKDPKMVVDRVAPN; via the exons ATGACACCGATCTCCGAGCAGCAGCCCAGCAGCAAGGAGGTGCAAGGAGGacaggctgctgctgctgctgctgaaacGAGTTATTTCAGATCAGCTCCAGTTCTTCCTGCAG GCGCGATGCAGGACGAGGAATCGACATTCGGGAAGGCGAAGAGCGCGGACCAGGAGGAGAGGCAGCAGGCGGCGAGGCGCGACTTCCTCGCGGGGATCCGGAAGCTCATCAAGAGCTTCAAGAGCCTGTCCCACATCTTCGAGGTGTacaaggaggacgacgaggacgaggacgaggacagCATGAACATAGAGATCGGGTTCCCCACGGACGTGCAGCATGTGGCACACATCGGCCTGGACGGGTCCAGCAGCATGTCGAGCCTGAGGGGCCTGCAGGAGGAGGCCAGGGAGCTGCTCTCCATGTCCAGCCTCACCATGGAGCAGTTCGAGTTCGCCATGGCCTCACTGGCTGCTCACAAGGACCCCAAAATGGTGGTAGATAGAGTTGCCCCCAATTAG